A window of Bacillus thermozeamaize genomic DNA:
CATGTGCCGCAAGGGTAATTGATCTCGGTCGAAGAGATCCCGTCCATCCAGGCGTGGATATGAACAATCGCCTTGACCTCGGGATGGCGTCTGTAAATCATCCAATGCTCGATCGCGTCGACAGACACCCTCCGGGGTTCGATGTTCGGCGGGATATGGAGGATCATCGCGTTTCGTTCCTCACAATAATCGTCTACGAGCAGGATGTCCCGTCCGATCACCCGCATATCTGCCTTGTTTACCCCGCTGGCGCTCATCCAAAACCGCTGGCCATCTTTGCGCGCGCTGAGATTGCCGTAACTTAACCCGCCAATCCCGTACAGCCGCTTCACGTGCCGCAAATCCTGCTCCGTAAGCAGCTCTTCCAAAGGAAATGGAGCTGGCAACAGATTCAACTCGTCCAATTTTCTCCCTGCCTCCCGCAGTTGGAGGGTTATTTCGTCGCCGTCCCACCATTCTTCAGGCAAATTGGGGTGAAATTCGTTGTTGATCACCAAACGGGAAGTGGCTAAAGGGATCAACCTTTCTACAACGCACTGAAAAAACGCCTGATCATCACCATTTTCATAAGCGATCGAGTAGCATCCGCGTTCCAGGGTAATGAAATAAAGTTCAAGCCTTTCCTTTGCATGCACCATGTACAACAACAGATTGGACAGCGTTCGCACCAGGATCGGGTAGCCTGCCTTCAAAATGTTGTAGGGAATTTGATCTGTCTCTGCCACGGCGACACAAAAAGTGGCTTGCGCTTTGCGGCGATACGGCTTCATGTTTCCCCCATCTAAGACATTAAAAATCACGCGTGTGTTCTCCGCAGGTTCTTTACAATATTGAAACCCGTTGGCCATTAACTCCTCTGTGATGCCGTTGCACAGCCATTTCCCTTTTGGACTGTTTACCTCTCCGACAAAAGAAAAATTCATACGGAATGCCCCCTGACGTTTTTACGGTTCAAAAACAACTTTGATCGCTTTGGTCTTTCCCTTGCCGGCGGCGGTGGCAAGCGCCTCACGGTAATGGTCCAAGGGGAAGCGATGGGTCACCAATGGCGCCAAGTCCGCTTTTCCCGCGCTGAGAAGGTCGATGGCCACGTCGTAGGTCCGCCGGCGCTGGCCGCGATATTCTTCCGTGCTGCAGGCAAAACTGCCCTTTATTTCCAATTCATTCAACCAAATCGGTGTCCAATCCACTTTCTGGGGAATGCTCGCCACGCCAAGCAAGTGCACTTTCCCTCCGCTCTTTGCGAAGCGCAGCGCATCGTTGATGCTTTGATCTTTGCCGACACACTCGTAGACCACGTCGGCGCCTCCTTGGATGACCGCACGGCCGAAAATCGGCTTTAACACCTTCGCGCCGAGAATGTCGGCCAGCCGGCGTTCGTAATCCCCATCGGAATTCATCAGAACCACTTCATCGGCGCCGTATCGGCCGGCCAATTCCGCCTGAAACGGATGCTTCGCCAAGACGGCGACACGCGCTTGGATATCAAGCGCGCGGAGAGCGGCCAACACGCAAATCCCGATCACCCCTGCACCAACAATCAGGACGGTTTGCCCTTTTTTGGGCGGGTCGCGCATGATGCCGTGCAAGGCGGTGGCGAACGGATCGATCATCACCGCGTTCAAATCACTGACTTCCGCAGGCAGCTTGAGAATCTGACTGCGGTGAGCGACCAAACGGGAACTCCAACCTCCGCCTGTATCCCGGCAGGCGCCAATCAGCAAACCCGGTGAGACAATGCCCGCGGTCATTCGTTCGCACAGGCTCAAATCGCCCCGCAGACAGGCCTGACAAGGCTCGCGAAACCCTCTTGCTTCACATGACAAGATGGGATCTACGACCACCCGCTCCCCGATCGACAGGTCTTT
This region includes:
- a CDS encoding alcohol dehydrogenase encodes the protein MKAVQFEVNKVHYVFSKAIGRFFPSVYFGPMSCLSYRDVVEPALPNQEWVKVRVKYCGICGSDLNLIFLHDSPATSPYASFPFTIGHEIVGVIEEAGSEVKDLSIGERVVVDPILSCEARGFREPCQACLRGDLSLCERMTAGIVSPGLLIGACRDTGGGWSSRLVAHRSQILKLPAEVSDLNAVMIDPFATALHGIMRDPPKKGQTVLIVGAGVIGICVLAALRALDIQARVAVLAKHPFQAELAGRYGADEVVLMNSDGDYERRLADILGAKVLKPIFGRAVIQGGADVVYECVGKDQSINDALRFAKSGGKVHLLGVASIPQKVDWTPIWLNELEIKGSFACSTEEYRGQRRRTYDVAIDLLSAGKADLAPLVTHRFPLDHYREALATAAGKGKTKAIKVVFEP
- a CDS encoding ribulose phosphate epimerase; protein product: MNFSFVGEVNSPKGKWLCNGITEELMANGFQYCKEPAENTRVIFNVLDGGNMKPYRRKAQATFCVAVAETDQIPYNILKAGYPILVRTLSNLLLYMVHAKERLELYFITLERGCYSIAYENGDDQAFFQCVVERLIPLATSRLVINNEFHPNLPEEWWDGDEITLQLREAGRKLDELNLLPAPFPLEELLTEQDLRHVKRLYGIGGLSYGNLSARKDGQRFWMSASGVNKADMRVIGRDILLVDDYCEERNAMILHIPPNIEPRRVSVDAIEHWMIYRRHPEVKAIVHIHAWMDGISSTEINYPCGTWELAKSVSELVSQSDDPARAIIGLKNHGLTITGRSLEDIFERIDGRIIRQVPMT